One genomic segment of Bacteroides caccae includes these proteins:
- a CDS encoding TolB-like translocation protein → MNIKWLIGAISVGLFISCENVKEAQTVSNSYPSVFPDYTFTAIPYNIAPLNFEVKGAQEIRADFAGEGVNLLTVTGKHEIRIPKKKWKEMLDKLKDKDLEVTVSVWNSSSPEGVRYKPFTVRVASDAIDEWIAYRLIEPGYEGWNMLGIYQRNLTSFEEKEIATNRADKSKCMNCHSFANYSPQQMIFHVRGEGGGTALWKDGELSKLPLETTGPKKSGTYPMWHPNGRYIVFSSNLTRQSFLSEGEKALEVYDLQSDLILYDTQTKKVLTDKRFMDEAHWETFPAWSADGKSLYYCGALPKNMPIDYQNLHYSLCKVDFDEATGTFGERIDTIYNAERDGGSVSFPRLSPDGHYLLYTKAACATFPIWHKEADLKMLRLSDGEELDVEILNSAETESYHSWSSNGRWILFSSRRLDGRYTRLFIAWMDEKGNIHKPFLLPQSTVEHNVLRTKSYNIPEFIKGEVTLPQKQLNALFFPQK, encoded by the coding sequence ATGAATATTAAATGGCTTATCGGAGCGATAAGTGTGGGATTGTTTATATCCTGCGAAAATGTAAAAGAGGCACAAACTGTCAGTAACAGTTATCCGTCTGTTTTTCCTGATTATACGTTTACGGCTATACCTTATAATATAGCGCCTTTAAATTTCGAAGTGAAGGGTGCACAAGAAATACGTGCCGATTTTGCGGGTGAAGGTGTCAATCTTCTGACAGTCACGGGTAAGCATGAGATTCGTATCCCGAAGAAAAAGTGGAAGGAAATGTTAGACAAACTGAAGGACAAAGATCTGGAAGTCACAGTGTCCGTATGGAATTCGTCTTCTCCTGAAGGGGTACGATATAAACCTTTCACGGTTCGGGTTGCATCGGATGCTATTGACGAATGGATTGCTTATCGGCTGATAGAACCGGGATATGAAGGTTGGAATATGCTGGGTATTTATCAGAGGAATCTCACTTCGTTCGAAGAAAAGGAGATTGCTACTAATCGTGCGGATAAAAGTAAGTGCATGAACTGTCATTCTTTCGCTAATTATTCTCCACAACAAATGATATTTCATGTCAGGGGAGAAGGTGGTGGCACTGCTTTATGGAAAGATGGTGAATTGAGCAAACTACCGTTGGAGACAACCGGTCCCAAGAAAAGCGGAACCTATCCGATGTGGCATCCCAATGGACGATATATCGTGTTTTCTTCCAATCTCACCCGTCAGTCTTTTCTTAGTGAAGGTGAAAAGGCGCTGGAAGTGTATGATCTTCAGTCTGACTTGATTTTATATGACACTCAGACCAAGAAGGTACTGACGGATAAACGCTTTATGGACGAAGCGCATTGGGAGACATTTCCTGCCTGGTCGGCAGATGGGAAATCGCTCTATTATTGTGGCGCTTTACCTAAGAATATGCCAATAGATTACCAAAATTTGCATTATAGCCTTTGCAAAGTCGATTTTGATGAGGCAACCGGAACGTTTGGCGAACGAATTGATACGATATACAATGCGGAGCGCGATGGAGGCAGTGTCTCTTTTCCGCGTTTGTCTCCCGATGGACATTATTTGCTGTACACGAAAGCGGCTTGTGCCACTTTCCCTATTTGGCACAAAGAGGCAGATTTGAAAATGCTGAGACTATCTGACGGTGAGGAACTGGACGTTGAAATTCTGAATAGTGCCGAGACTGAGAGCTATCATTCCTGGTCGTCGAACGGTCGTTGGATTTTGTTTAGTAGCCGTAGGCTAGACGGCCGCTATACAAGGCTTTTCATTGCTTGGATGGATGAAAAGGGAAACATACATAAACCTTTCCTGCTCCCTCAGTCTACTGTTGAACATAATGTGTTACGTACGAAGTCCTATAATATTCCCGAATTTATTAAGGGGGAGGTGACATTGCCACAGAAACAGCTTAATGCTTTATTCTTCCCTCAAAAATAA